GGCGGAGAGAAAGGCCCAGGCATAGGAGCCGGTGGCGTCGAAGATGGCGCCGCCCGCCCAGGCGCCGAGGGCCGAGCCCACCTGGTGCGAGAAGTAGATCCAGCCCGAGAGCGCGCCCACGGAGAGCCGGCCGAAGATATTGGCGGTGAGCGTCGCGGTGGGCGGCACCGTCGAGATGTAGTTGAGACCGAAGATGGCCGCGAAGATGTGCAGCGAGGGCACGTTCCACACGTAAAGCAGGAAGATCAGGGAGAGGCCTCGCAGACCGTAGTAGATGGCCAGCGGGACCTTGCGCCCGAAGCGATCGCAGATCCAGCCAGAGGCGATGGTGCCCACGATGTTCATCGCCCCCATGAGGCCGAGGGCCTGTGCCGCGTGCATCTCCGAGAAGCCGTGCTCGGTCGCGTGGGGCACGAGGTGGGTGAGCACGAGGCCATTGGACGTATAGCCGCAGACGAAGAAGGTGGCGGCGAGGAGCCAGAAGGCGGGCACCTGCATCGCCTCTCCCACCGGCACGCGCCGGGTGTCCAGCGCCGACGCCAGGGCCGCCCCGCTTGCTCCGTAGGGCTTGAGTCCCTTGTCGGCGGGATCATCGCGCACGAGCCACAGAATCACGGGAAGGGCGAACACGAGAATGCCGACGCCGATCCAGAGGAAGGACGCGCGCCAGCCGAAGTTGCGGATGAGCAGCATGGCGAGCGGC
This genomic interval from Candidatus Methylomirabilota bacterium contains the following:
- a CDS encoding MFS transporter encodes the protein SCRRDLVTDSRKKLYFGWIVLSAVVVVMLAGSGVRAMFGVFIKPIEAELGWSRQQLSGAAALSLFVLGAVGPTVGWLADVWGPRRVMLLATAILGLGTVLSAFIGHLWQMYLFAGLLMAGGAGGLGLATAATVAARWFVARRGLILGILGGAMSAGQMLIVPLAMLLIRNFGWRASFLWIGVGILVFALPVILWLVRDDPADKGLKPYGASGAALASALDTRRVPVGEAMQVPAFWLLAATFFVCGYTSNGLVLTHLVPHATEHGFSEMHAAQALGLMGAMNIVGTIASGWICDRFGRKVPLAIYYGLRGLSLIFLLYVWNVPSLHIFAAIFGLNYISTVPPTATLTANIFGRLSVGALSGWIYFSHQVGSALGAWAGGAIFDATGSYAWAFLSAALLALIASGLALLIKEEPISARPTPVRQAPSAAPAVAS